The proteins below are encoded in one region of Vibrio sp. ED004:
- a CDS encoding DUF3103 domain-containing protein, protein MRPSFSISMVLATTVVGFQSYANNIDTTDARSLSENSSAQKQTLALQISARYSDLELSLKDQITEKQLSTPIDRLNSDKPYSAFSNKMQKADLSYRKMKGINEFSDSLLEIRIADEAMIEAWKNGESPLFAYEPSGDDSNWQYIEAYDVYGQVHELDVYQMPDVPVFVIDSNGSEELKAGLMAMQAEMNKLGTATQINSDSKTTSDSEASKNSKVQKQTFMGKAQRSMAMSEPEPLNTTQLTKIRLAVDQEPWISGKAEIYAIVTGVDSSRLEPQIDLVEMPYLDYDKQTYYPNQTVIFWPRYRWGAADMILMEHDDGTDYKALAKLLVEAAEEILKMIPDPEVQGYAIIAQITGKIIDVIPEGVLVNDDDFVDVYYTLMQNTPYVDRPGAGGNAVASFAPVTISPTE, encoded by the coding sequence ATGAGACCATCTTTCTCAATCAGTATGGTGCTTGCAACAACAGTGGTTGGCTTCCAGTCCTATGCAAACAATATCGACACGACAGACGCACGCTCTCTTTCAGAGAACTCCTCAGCACAAAAGCAAACTTTGGCGTTGCAAATCAGTGCCCGCTACTCGGATCTTGAGCTTTCTTTAAAAGATCAGATAACAGAAAAGCAGCTGTCTACGCCGATAGACAGGCTTAACTCAGACAAGCCCTACTCCGCGTTTTCAAACAAAATGCAGAAAGCCGACCTTAGTTACCGCAAGATGAAAGGGATCAACGAATTCAGTGACTCGCTGTTAGAAATTCGCATAGCCGATGAAGCGATGATTGAAGCTTGGAAGAATGGTGAAAGCCCACTGTTTGCTTACGAGCCCTCTGGTGACGATTCAAATTGGCAATACATCGAAGCGTACGATGTGTATGGTCAAGTTCATGAGTTAGATGTGTACCAAATGCCTGACGTTCCTGTGTTTGTTATTGATAGCAACGGATCAGAAGAACTCAAAGCAGGCTTAATGGCGATGCAGGCCGAGATGAACAAGCTGGGTACTGCAACACAAATCAATTCCGATTCCAAAACCACCAGCGACAGTGAAGCGAGTAAAAACAGTAAGGTTCAGAAGCAAACCTTTATGGGCAAAGCTCAACGCTCGATGGCGATGTCTGAACCTGAACCATTGAACACCACACAGTTAACGAAAATCCGTTTGGCTGTCGACCAAGAACCGTGGATCTCTGGCAAAGCTGAAATCTATGCCATTGTGACGGGTGTCGATTCAAGTCGTTTAGAGCCACAAATTGATCTCGTTGAGATGCCTTATCTGGACTATGACAAACAGACGTATTACCCAAATCAAACCGTGATCTTCTGGCCTCGTTACCGTTGGGGCGCTGCCGATATGATTTTGATGGAGCACGATGACGGCACCGATTACAAAGCGTTAGCCAAGTTGCTGGTTGAAGCCGCAGAAGAGATATTGAAGATGATTCCTGACCCAGAAGTTCAAGGGTATGCGATCATTGCTCAGATCACAGGTAAGATCATTGATGTGATTCCTGAAGGCGTATTAGTGAATGACGATGACTTCGTAGACGTGTACTACACCTTAATGCAAAACACCCCTTACGTTGATCGCCCGGGCGCAGGCGGAAATGCCGTTGCTTCGTTCGCCCCTGTCACGATTTCACCAACAGAGTAA
- a CDS encoding LysR family transcriptional regulator translates to MKRFNLNLIYYFIAIYEEGNLTYAAERLNISQPSLSAHLKQLRDEYRDLLFVRKSYTLEPTPVANDLYPIFKQAHKLVSHSLPETHDFEPKECSYTFRIAAMSISSSVTLPQVLDRIQKEAPDCVIEIVNIKEDMATDIREKKIDLVVDLTSAHPTLLSQEVWSDELCIVCSQNHSNIDEQVSLERYLSEKHVTLTHDNYRVNQLSEFHSPVFSERKVARKLNSIADFSETIYNSDWIATFPKSVAKAYFDEEKIKMFELPFEYTKPSLSVYWHSNRNDDIVNRWLRELFTSEILKLSA, encoded by the coding sequence ATGAAACGATTTAATCTGAACCTCATCTATTACTTTATTGCGATATATGAAGAAGGAAACTTAACGTACGCAGCGGAGCGACTCAACATCTCACAACCCAGCCTCAGTGCTCACTTGAAGCAGCTTCGAGACGAGTATCGCGATCTGCTCTTCGTTAGAAAATCGTACACGCTTGAACCGACGCCTGTTGCTAACGATTTGTACCCAATCTTTAAGCAAGCGCACAAACTTGTCTCTCATTCGTTACCTGAAACGCACGACTTTGAACCCAAAGAGTGCAGTTACACATTTAGAATCGCCGCGATGAGCATTTCAAGCAGTGTGACGCTGCCGCAAGTTCTGGATAGGATTCAGAAAGAAGCGCCAGACTGCGTGATAGAAATCGTGAACATCAAAGAAGATATGGCGACCGACATTCGAGAGAAAAAGATCGACCTTGTTGTCGACTTAACCAGCGCACATCCAACCTTATTAAGCCAAGAGGTATGGAGCGATGAGTTGTGTATCGTGTGCAGCCAAAACCACTCTAATATCGACGAGCAAGTCAGCTTAGAGCGATACCTTTCAGAAAAGCATGTAACGCTCACGCATGATAACTACCGAGTGAACCAACTCTCCGAGTTTCACAGCCCTGTCTTTTCAGAGCGAAAAGTAGCAAGAAAGCTGAATTCGATCGCTGATTTCTCTGAGACCATCTACAACAGTGATTGGATCGCCACCTTCCCCAAAAGTGTGGCGAAAGCGTACTTCGATGAAGAAAAAATAAAGATGTTTGAACTGCCATTCGAATACACCAAGCCATCATTGAGTGTGTATTGGCACAGCAACCGCAATGACGACATCGTAAACCGATGGCTAAGAGAACTGTTTACCAGTGAGATCTTAAAACTGTCTGCGTGA
- a CDS encoding MATE family Na+-driven efflux transporter, producing the protein MNKKINYQLWLVLMLTSFIPLIYATTRIYFLGSIESPWAYSIAAQVAWLNVGYEVLHEALFIPLAFIFGKVVSDDRKFQERVSLGLKIIVISYLLVTAVVLWFTPILVTAMQQQKELFTTTIQYIRLESLAILLSSVYAFLSLVLVLKNQKKTLYKLLVVQMILTILCDALFVSQLPISFELGVHGIAFSNIIVNLIIAAVAITYLIRLGVSLKFGQSNRNQNIWLKEWVVIGWKSGLESFVRNAAFIVMILQLVNQVQQSGTFWVANQFIWGWLLLPILALGQLVKQDAATNKGLSIERINGYFWLTVGVIVAWAITIPMWDGFISSVMGVKSSGSIIDLIWLLVGFYVVFSFNNVIDSYFYGIGRTDLMLYQSLAVNSVFYGGAFVCYQTGIFVPTLQTIGLMFGLGITLDAMITWALYLMLRKQQSLRQCESLLS; encoded by the coding sequence GTGAACAAGAAAATTAATTATCAACTCTGGTTGGTGTTGATGCTTACGAGTTTTATTCCCTTAATTTATGCGACAACTAGAATTTATTTTTTAGGGAGCATCGAAAGCCCTTGGGCATATAGTATCGCAGCGCAAGTAGCTTGGCTAAATGTTGGTTATGAAGTACTCCATGAAGCGTTATTCATTCCGCTAGCATTTATCTTTGGTAAGGTCGTAAGTGATGATAGAAAATTTCAAGAGAGGGTTAGCCTAGGACTAAAAATTATAGTAATCAGTTATCTTTTAGTCACTGCTGTTGTCTTGTGGTTTACGCCAATCTTGGTTACTGCGATGCAACAACAAAAAGAGCTGTTCACTACGACGATACAATATATCCGATTGGAATCATTAGCTATATTACTTTCTAGTGTTTACGCCTTTTTATCGTTAGTTTTAGTATTGAAAAATCAGAAGAAGACTCTGTACAAGTTGTTAGTCGTACAAATGATACTAACGATTTTGTGTGATGCTCTATTTGTTAGCCAGTTACCAATTTCCTTTGAATTGGGCGTTCATGGTATCGCTTTTAGTAATATTATTGTCAATTTAATAATCGCCGCAGTCGCTATTACTTATCTTATTCGATTAGGTGTATCTCTTAAGTTTGGACAAAGTAATCGAAACCAAAATATATGGCTAAAGGAGTGGGTAGTCATTGGGTGGAAGTCAGGCCTAGAGTCATTTGTTCGCAATGCTGCTTTTATTGTAATGATTTTGCAGTTAGTGAACCAAGTACAACAATCCGGAACGTTCTGGGTTGCGAATCAATTTATTTGGGGATGGTTGTTACTTCCTATATTAGCTTTAGGTCAATTAGTGAAACAAGACGCTGCAACCAACAAAGGGTTATCGATTGAACGGATAAATGGTTACTTTTGGCTAACTGTTGGGGTCATTGTCGCTTGGGCTATCACAATACCGATGTGGGATGGCTTTATATCTAGTGTAATGGGGGTTAAGAGCTCAGGTTCAATTATCGATTTAATATGGTTGTTAGTCGGATTCTATGTTGTGTTTAGCTTCAACAATGTCATAGACAGTTACTTCTATGGTATTGGTCGAACAGACCTCATGCTCTATCAATCTTTGGCGGTTAATAGTGTGTTTTATGGTGGTGCTTTTGTGTGTTATCAAACCGGCATATTTGTTCCTACACTTCAAACTATCGGGTTGATGTTCGGCTTGGGTATAACTCTAGACGCAATGATTACATGGGCTTTATACCTAATGCTCAGAAAGCAACAATCACTAAGACAGTGTGAGTCTCTTTTAAGTTAA
- a CDS encoding M4 family metallopeptidase has translation MNQQRQLSWKIAAILGTSFGFNAHAAEMVRIDNDTLLQQSLIAQSKSVAPLELGFSEVKRVVLPNGKTKVRYQQTHLGLPVFDTSVVATLSKNQPTQVFGSMAQGISGDLSSIAPKLNQEQAIEAAISSHRTFTVGKKSIENKNAKLMVRLDENQTAQMVYLVDFFIASSYPERPFYFIDAMTGEVIQKWNGLNHAKSSGTGPGGNLKTTRYEYGSDFPSFSIDKTGTTCKLENDSVKTVNLNHGTSGSTAYSYNCADGTNYTDHKYINGAYSPLNDAHYFGNVVFDMYKEWMNTSPLTFQLTMRVHYSSNYENAFWNGSSMTFGDGGSTFYPLVDINVSAHEVSHGFTEQNSGLVYRNMSGGINEAFSDIAGEAAEYYLRGNVDWIVGSDIFKSEGGLRYFDQPSKDGRSIDHASQYYDGLNVHLSSGVYNRAFYLLANKSGWDVRKGFEIFTVANQLYWTANSTFDAGACGVAKAAADMGYVVTDVEDAFNTVGVNASCGVTPPTGNVLTKGTPIANLSGNQSSESFYTFTVDSASSVTVSMSGGSGDADLYVKSGSKPTTSSYDCRPYRAGNNEQCSVSAQPGVTYHVLLRGYSNYSGLTLRLD, from the coding sequence ATGAACCAACAACGTCAACTAAGCTGGAAAATAGCAGCTATTCTAGGTACATCTTTTGGCTTTAATGCACACGCTGCAGAAATGGTCAGAATCGATAACGATACACTGCTACAACAAAGCCTCATCGCGCAGTCGAAGAGTGTTGCCCCACTAGAATTAGGTTTTTCTGAAGTAAAACGGGTGGTATTGCCCAATGGGAAAACGAAAGTCCGCTATCAACAAACTCACCTAGGTTTACCCGTCTTTGATACCTCCGTTGTCGCCACCCTTTCTAAGAACCAACCCACTCAGGTATTCGGTTCAATGGCACAAGGCATCAGTGGAGACCTGTCCAGCATCGCGCCAAAGCTGAATCAGGAACAAGCGATTGAAGCTGCGATTTCCTCTCACCGCACGTTTACTGTCGGCAAAAAGTCGATTGAAAACAAAAATGCAAAACTCATGGTGAGACTGGACGAGAACCAAACCGCGCAAATGGTGTATCTGGTCGATTTCTTTATCGCTTCCTCTTATCCAGAGCGCCCTTTTTACTTTATTGATGCCATGACTGGCGAGGTAATCCAAAAATGGAATGGTTTAAACCACGCTAAATCGTCTGGTACTGGCCCCGGTGGTAATCTCAAAACCACTCGATATGAATATGGCAGTGACTTCCCTAGCTTTTCCATCGACAAAACAGGCACGACGTGTAAGTTAGAAAACGATTCAGTTAAGACGGTCAACTTGAACCACGGAACATCTGGCAGCACCGCCTACAGTTACAACTGTGCCGATGGAACCAACTACACCGATCATAAATACATTAACGGTGCTTACTCGCCTCTTAACGATGCGCACTACTTCGGTAATGTCGTGTTTGATATGTACAAAGAGTGGATGAACACCTCGCCGTTAACTTTCCAGCTGACCATGCGTGTTCACTACAGCTCGAATTACGAGAATGCGTTTTGGAATGGTTCATCAATGACCTTTGGCGATGGTGGCAGCACCTTCTATCCATTGGTCGATATTAACGTGAGTGCTCACGAAGTCAGCCACGGGTTCACAGAGCAAAACTCTGGTCTTGTGTACCGAAACATGTCGGGCGGTATTAACGAAGCCTTCTCCGATATTGCAGGCGAAGCGGCAGAATACTATCTGCGTGGCAATGTGGATTGGATTGTCGGTAGCGACATATTCAAATCGGAAGGTGGCTTGCGTTACTTTGATCAACCTTCAAAAGATGGCCGCTCGATTGACCATGCCTCTCAATACTACGATGGTTTGAACGTTCACTTGTCTAGCGGTGTTTATAACCGCGCCTTTTACCTTTTAGCGAACAAGTCGGGTTGGGATGTACGTAAAGGCTTTGAAATATTCACAGTCGCAAACCAACTGTATTGGACGGCAAACAGTACCTTTGATGCCGGTGCGTGTGGCGTTGCGAAAGCCGCAGCAGACATGGGCTATGTGGTTACCGATGTTGAAGATGCATTTAACACTGTAGGCGTGAATGCAAGCTGTGGTGTCACACCGCCAACTGGCAATGTATTAACGAAAGGCACACCGATTGCGAACCTAAGCGGGAATCAATCCTCAGAGAGCTTCTACACCTTCACTGTGGATTCTGCATCAAGCGTGACGGTTTCAATGTCTGGCGGTTCAGGCGATGCCGACCTTTACGTGAAATCGGGCAGCAAGCCAACCACTTCGAGTTACGACTGTCGCCCCTATCGCGCTGGCAACAATGAACAGTGCAGTGTGAGCGCGCAACCGGGCGTGACTTATCATGTGTTACTTCGCGGGTACTCGAACTACTCTGGCCTAACGTTGCGTTTAGATTGA
- the panB gene encoding 3-methyl-2-oxobutanoate hydroxymethyltransferase: protein MKHTPSSFMEMKGKQRIPMLTAYTFPVAASIESAGIPIILVGDTVGMVEMGFSSTRDVTIEHMEYHVGAVRRGAPNTHIIGDLPYLTDRSPEVALVNAKRLMQAGADSIKLEGAKLDVIAHLVANNIPVVGHTGLTPQTATNFKKVGQSAEDAQTVSEEAKAIQEAGAFMLVLEHIPSSLGESITQEISIPTIGIGAGADCDGQVLVINDALGLGNRWPPFSKQYAHCSQTIFDAANEFATEVKTNVFPNNLSK, encoded by the coding sequence ATGAAACACACTCCAAGTTCTTTTATGGAAATGAAAGGGAAACAACGTATTCCGATGTTGACCGCTTATACATTCCCAGTGGCTGCAAGTATCGAATCTGCTGGGATACCTATTATTCTTGTTGGTGATACTGTCGGCATGGTTGAAATGGGCTTTAGCAGTACGCGAGATGTGACCATTGAGCACATGGAATATCATGTAGGGGCAGTGCGTCGCGGTGCTCCAAATACTCACATTATTGGTGACCTCCCATACTTAACCGATCGTTCTCCTGAAGTAGCGTTAGTTAATGCTAAAAGGCTGATGCAGGCAGGTGCCGACAGCATAAAGCTGGAAGGTGCGAAACTCGATGTTATTGCTCACCTTGTCGCAAACAATATTCCAGTCGTTGGCCACACGGGGTTAACTCCGCAAACGGCAACAAACTTCAAGAAAGTCGGGCAATCTGCTGAAGATGCTCAAACCGTTAGCGAGGAAGCAAAAGCGATTCAAGAAGCGGGTGCGTTTATGTTGGTGCTTGAGCACATTCCTTCTTCACTTGGCGAATCGATTACTCAAGAGATAAGCATTCCTACGATTGGAATTGGCGCGGGTGCCGATTGTGATGGTCAGGTATTAGTGATCAATGATGCGCTCGGACTTGGTAACCGATGGCCTCCCTTTTCAAAACAGTACGCCCATTGCAGCCAAACTATCTTTGACGCTGCAAATGAGTTTGCTACGGAAGTCAAAACGAACGTATTTCCAAACAACTTGAGCAAATAA
- a CDS encoding DUF3332 family protein → MINRFAKPIIISMSLVTLFGCVGSNAVTGKLMEFNVKAVDNRYARGGLNMLLAPAYGITVAADYIVFNSLEFWTGKNPINKKPHIFDTKVDTYIDVNDQLDDSLTEAPIDPLAKHVIDHSEMRVINEDQIAIELTYNDGSHATLTGERFGDEVHYSIDNQVIAKTSLEEMQMYMASAEQSQG, encoded by the coding sequence ATGATTAACCGATTTGCAAAACCGATAATAATCTCAATGAGCCTTGTGACCTTATTTGGTTGTGTGGGCAGCAATGCCGTAACCGGAAAACTAATGGAATTTAACGTAAAAGCCGTTGATAACCGTTACGCTCGTGGTGGCCTAAACATGTTACTTGCCCCTGCTTACGGTATTACCGTTGCCGCCGATTACATCGTATTTAACTCACTGGAATTTTGGACGGGTAAGAACCCAATCAACAAAAAACCACACATCTTTGACACCAAAGTGGATACCTACATTGATGTTAATGACCAACTGGATGACAGCCTAACTGAAGCGCCGATCGACCCGCTGGCAAAGCATGTGATTGACCACAGTGAAATGAGAGTGATAAACGAAGACCAAATCGCAATTGAGCTAACTTACAACGACGGTTCTCACGCGACATTAACGGGCGAGCGCTTTGGCGATGAAGTTCACTACTCTATTGATAACCAAGTTATCGCTAAAACAAGCTTAGAAGAGATGCAAATGTACATGGCATCCGCAGAGCAATCACAAGGCTAA
- a CDS encoding LysR family transcriptional regulator, whose translation MDINLDIQNILVIKRMYELRNVGLVAESLGKTSGAISKNLSKLKLQLDDPLFIQTKHGFEPTTFVETNIENFEQILTSVEAIKHQVFTPETYQGDIKIYANTLFWERYGSKLYFALSQEAPHTHYSFVRWGTNVKNRLIDGEDAVAVHYFDEGLPQSISQKEIGKGKAVFFVRNDHEAQTFESLVNYPIILFKTPGWNDNKYPIIDRLRNVGFNVTPKVEVDHPAMIHDVVLKSDYFGITLDGSVPEGCRSIDLPEKLTIGVSYVMSCRRSQKDAPVNQWLLKILKSVLQNK comes from the coding sequence GTGGACATCAATCTCGATATTCAGAATATCTTGGTCATCAAACGTATGTATGAACTTCGCAATGTTGGTTTGGTTGCAGAGTCGCTAGGAAAAACCTCTGGGGCGATCAGCAAGAACCTATCGAAGCTAAAATTGCAGCTTGATGACCCCTTGTTTATTCAAACCAAACACGGGTTTGAGCCAACGACGTTTGTCGAAACCAATATCGAAAACTTTGAGCAGATACTCACGAGTGTCGAAGCCATCAAACACCAAGTGTTCACTCCTGAGACTTATCAGGGCGACATCAAAATTTACGCCAATACCCTGTTTTGGGAACGCTACGGATCTAAGCTCTACTTTGCTCTCAGCCAAGAAGCACCACATACTCACTATTCCTTTGTGAGATGGGGAACCAATGTTAAAAACAGGCTCATCGACGGTGAGGATGCTGTCGCGGTTCACTACTTTGATGAAGGCTTGCCGCAATCCATTTCACAGAAGGAAATAGGTAAAGGCAAAGCGGTGTTTTTCGTTCGAAATGACCACGAAGCCCAGACCTTTGAGTCATTGGTTAACTACCCAATCATTCTGTTCAAGACTCCTGGGTGGAATGACAATAAATACCCAATTATCGACAGGCTCAGAAACGTCGGTTTCAACGTCACTCCAAAAGTTGAAGTCGACCACCCTGCGATGATCCACGATGTGGTGTTGAAGTCTGACTATTTTGGTATCACCTTAGATGGCAGTGTGCCAGAAGGCTGTCGAAGCATTGATTTACCCGAGAAGCTGACTATCGGTGTCAGCTATGTGATGAGCTGTCGTCGTTCACAAAAAGACGCACCTGTGAACCAATGGCTTTTAAAGATCCTCAAATCCGTATTGCAAAACAAATAG
- a CDS encoding SLC13 family permease codes for MRPYIKYIIPILIPFIILVMPLSAFPFEGLTIIQQRVIAIFLLAALCWVFEPIPIYATSVVIIVLQLLMLSDKGLIFLRLEHGEEHFGELLKYSDIMATFASPIIMLFLGGFFLAMAATKYRLDVNLARVLLKPFGQDPKFVMLGLMLITGIFSMFMSNTATTAMMLSILTPVLAVFGPKDPGRVAFALCIPVAANIGGIGTPIGTPPNAIALKYLVGDNLITFGEWMAFGVPFVVIMMALAWFLIGFMYKADQKKIELSIKGKFLKTPKAIAVYVTFALTIILWLMGSSHGMNSYTVALIPVAVFSLTGIINKEDLKKISWDVLWLVSGGIALGLALDKTGLAKLVVHSIPFDAYSPYVVLFGAAFLCLVMANFMSHTATANLLMPIMAALGSSMASLTPLGGELTLILVVTFAASLGMSLPISTPPNALAHATGHVQSNQMARIGIILGVVGVLLSFVMVWVLHSIGHIG; via the coding sequence ATGCGCCCCTATATTAAATACATTATCCCTATTTTAATTCCTTTCATTATCCTCGTAATGCCGCTATCAGCGTTTCCATTTGAAGGCCTTACGATTATTCAACAACGCGTTATTGCGATCTTTTTATTAGCGGCATTGTGCTGGGTGTTCGAGCCTATCCCGATTTACGCGACGTCTGTTGTTATTATCGTTCTGCAATTATTGATGTTGTCGGATAAAGGGCTGATCTTTTTAAGGCTTGAGCATGGGGAGGAACATTTTGGTGAGTTGTTAAAATACAGCGATATCATGGCGACATTCGCTAGCCCAATCATCATGCTGTTTTTAGGTGGTTTCTTCTTAGCGATGGCTGCCACTAAATATCGATTAGACGTAAACTTAGCTCGCGTGTTGTTGAAGCCATTTGGACAAGACCCAAAGTTTGTGATGCTCGGCTTAATGTTGATCACTGGTATCTTTTCGATGTTTATGTCTAACACGGCAACAACGGCAATGATGCTATCCATTTTAACGCCGGTGCTGGCTGTGTTTGGTCCGAAAGACCCCGGTCGTGTAGCGTTTGCGCTTTGTATTCCTGTTGCCGCTAACATTGGTGGCATTGGTACCCCGATCGGCACCCCACCGAACGCTATCGCACTTAAATATTTAGTTGGCGATAACCTCATTACGTTCGGCGAATGGATGGCATTTGGTGTGCCGTTTGTCGTTATTATGATGGCGTTAGCGTGGTTTTTAATCGGATTTATGTACAAAGCTGACCAAAAGAAAATCGAACTAAGTATTAAAGGTAAATTCCTTAAAACACCCAAAGCCATTGCGGTGTACGTCACTTTTGCGCTCACCATCATTCTTTGGTTAATGGGCTCAAGCCATGGCATGAACTCTTATACCGTCGCTCTGATTCCTGTTGCTGTGTTCTCTCTTACTGGGATCATCAATAAAGAAGACCTGAAGAAAATTTCTTGGGACGTATTGTGGCTTGTATCAGGTGGTATTGCGCTTGGTTTAGCGCTCGATAAAACTGGCTTAGCAAAGCTGGTGGTACACAGTATTCCGTTTGATGCTTACTCACCCTATGTGGTGTTGTTCGGAGCGGCGTTCTTGTGTTTGGTAATGGCAAACTTTATGTCTCATACCGCAACGGCTAACTTGTTAATGCCAATTATGGCGGCATTAGGTTCGTCTATGGCTTCACTCACGCCACTAGGCGGTGAGTTAACGTTAATTCTGGTTGTGACTTTTGCCGCTTCATTAGGTATGTCGCTGCCAATCAGTACACCACCGAATGCGTTGGCTCATGCCACTGGCCATGTGCAAAGTAATCAAATGGCCAGAATCGGTATTATTTTGGGTGTGGTTGGTGTGCTACTGAGTTTTGTTATGGTGTGGGTGCTACATTCAATTGGTCACATAGGGTAA
- a CDS encoding Dabb family protein produces the protein MNRKETGMIRHILLIKFKQDAEVSEIEKLKGLFEAMPSKVEGVTSVEWGLNDSPENKNQGYTHSVLMTFADEAGRQNYLPHPEHDVLKDVFRPLLDDIIVFDYSL, from the coding sequence ATGAATCGAAAAGAAACGGGAATGATTCGTCATATTTTGCTGATTAAGTTTAAACAAGATGCAGAAGTTTCTGAAATAGAGAAGCTGAAAGGACTGTTTGAAGCGATGCCAAGCAAGGTTGAAGGCGTAACTTCAGTCGAGTGGGGGCTAAATGACAGCCCAGAAAACAAGAATCAAGGTTATACCCATTCGGTGCTAATGACGTTCGCTGATGAAGCAGGCCGTCAGAACTACCTTCCACACCCAGAGCATGATGTGCTGAAAGATGTGTTTCGTCCACTTCTAGACGATATCATTGTGTTTGATTACTCCCTGTAA
- a CDS encoding NUDIX hydrolase, protein MKNIAMAVVVREGKVLIQKRFRHRQGMVFEFPGGSVDPGELGREAAIRELWEETGLKDLQLLGTHQALNNFGGEIHYVVLRADLNNEPKMVDAERQQTFYWLEPSAIPLGDFYRADIEFIEKHLSHYT, encoded by the coding sequence ATGAAAAACATAGCTATGGCCGTGGTTGTGAGAGAAGGGAAAGTCTTAATCCAAAAGCGTTTTAGACATCGCCAAGGTATGGTTTTTGAGTTCCCTGGAGGTTCAGTTGATCCCGGAGAGTTGGGGCGCGAAGCCGCAATTAGAGAGTTGTGGGAAGAAACGGGTCTTAAAGATTTACAACTTCTCGGCACTCATCAAGCTCTGAACAACTTCGGTGGTGAGATTCATTACGTCGTTTTGCGTGCAGATCTAAATAATGAACCGAAAATGGTCGACGCAGAAAGACAGCAAACTTTTTATTGGCTAGAACCCTCAGCGATACCTCTTGGTGATTTTTATCGTGCAGATATCGAGTTTATAGAGAAGCATTTGAGCCACTACACATAG